GATAACTTTTAAGTTGCCAGCTCGGGTTTAGGAGTAGATGTTTGCATctgaaatggtaccctattcgctatatagtgcactacttttgactagagcctgcATTGGGGACTTTCATTCAAAAATATAGCACAATAGGATGCCATTCTGGACGCAATCTATGACTGAGGAGGTTTTCCACCTACATGCAAGTTAGTCAGCCACTAAGGCTAAGGTCAGGGGGCCTTGCTTGCACGTCAGAGCACTAAAAATATCCTCTCATTTTGATTCCTGTCCAGTTATACAATCTGTGCCCCCGACCGACGACTCTCGTCAGGCTCCCAGAATTAAACTTCGAGCATTGGGTTCTATTTGTTTCCTCCAACTGTTGACAACAGGAAACACACAAAAGGCTACACTTGCTGACTTTTAGAGAGAGTACAGTAAAGGACTTCAATTAAATCTCTTGGTATGTTGTTCTTTGACCAGAATTCTAATTCTAACTGTTGCCAGTGCATGTTAGGTATTTAAATAATGCCTAAAATGCACATTAACAAAAATGTGCTATAGATACCCGTCTTACGACATTGTCTTTGTGGCACGTTGGAAGGAAATAGCTCCAAATCAAAAcgttattttacatttttaaggGAATGGATCCTGTGTGAAAGCAAGAAGCTATTGTGATAAACATGGCGTCTCACAGCTCCAAGAGGTGTGCGACTGTGAAGAAAAAGTTTGTTCCTAAGACAAAGCCACCTGAACCTGTGGTAGAATACGTTACACCTGGGGGCTATGAGCTGGAGAAGATCCTTAACCGTGACTGCATGGAGTACACTCACATCAACCAGGTCTGGCCCAACGTCTGGATTGGAGATGAGTAAGTTAGGCAGTCGGTGTTCTGTAAGAGATCAAATTAAACATAAAGTAGTCTGTTTGTTCTATAATGCCAACTCATTGTCACTCATTTTCATGTCAAATGTTTGGCTTGACATTTCCCTAAGGAGTTGGCAAGAGACCAGAAACCATAGATATAggacctacatacagtatattgtctaTGGCCAGCCAGGCTATTATTTACCGTAAGTGTTACATCTGTTGAGTACATACATAATTATACGTTTCCTACTGCCTGATGTATTAACTGTTTGAGTACACCCTTtgtctcctacctgcagtacaGGTCCCTGCATCCTTAGCCAGGAGCCCAATCTATTTGTGCTCTTGCCAATTCCATTTGATCATTGTAAacagttggcatgatagcacaaaCTGATTGGCACTCAGGTTAGTAAATCCTTACATTGACAGAGAGAGTGCCAAAGACAAATACAACCTGAAGAAATTGGGCATGACCCACATCCTGAATGCAGCAGAGGGGACGTGGAATAATGTGGACACGGGAGCGGAGTACTACAGCGACATGGACGTGGTCTACTATGGGGTCGTGGCGGAGGATACTCCAACCTTTGACCTTAGCCAGTACTTCTTTTCTGCAGCCCAGTTCATCGACCAAACACTGAACATACCCGAAAGTTAGTCCTAGTTTGAATGACATTTTGATAGAACTTAAATGAATAAGCAATTATAAATGCTTTATAATGCATGGACACAAATGCTTTGAAATGTTAAGGTTATTAATGCTTATTCATTAAAGTAATTATACAGTGGGTACCATTCCATTCTAATAACCAACACCTCCTTCCAGTCATGTTTTTCTATGCATTTCCATTAGATAAGCTGCTGGTGCACTGTGTGATGGGGAGAAGTCGGTCAGCCACCCTGTTCCTGGCCTACCTGATGATCTGTAAGAACATGACCGTGGTGGACGCCGTGGACCACGTGAAGCGACGCAGGCGTATCATCCCCAACTGGGGCTTCCTGAAACAGCTCAGGCAGCTGGACACTTACCTCTTAGAACAGAGGGACGAAGTGACGACTGTCAAGGGAAAAGGAGAAGAAAAGaacaaggaaagagaggaggatgaataGAAGGATCAAATGTGATCGATGCACCCTGAGAAAAGGGAAATGTATTTAATTTAGATCATTTGGTTCCACAAGAAATGTGTACAGTGAAAAAAAATGGTCAAACAAGTAGGTTTCCTAGTACTTCAAAAATACTGTACTCCAAATGTACTTCAAATTTAAAAGAGTTAAAGTGGATATCCACAGTTCAAACAATAAAGCAATAACAAAGCAACACTTCTGCCACTTGTTTTGGTAAACTGCTAAGGGAAGGGGCTCGAGAAATTTGAACACTCAAATTTAGAGAAGAGCTACAGAGCTGCTTTCTAAATTGGATCACTTTGTCATAAATAATTTTCCTGCGTAGCAGGAAATGCAAATTGTAAAGGTATCTAAAGTCAGTAATTTCCACtaacatttcagacttgattttccctaaccaaaaaatgtatcaacctctagaaaaatgtccattaattaaaatccacataattcacatttcctgttgctgcaggattattttcctgtgaGAAGCAGGGTCAGATGAAGATCTTGTATCCATACACGTATACTGCCAGACCATCCATgaaatcagaatgagttttaaccatgttttgaagcgGTGTTAACATTGACTTTCGTTTACAAACATTTGGAGTAAAAcatgcttatattttgggttgtaATTGGGTACAACTAAGGTCATGAGGCATTTAAGTTATATTATTCAATAATCCATGGCTATACATCACACAGTGAAAAAATGTATGCAATCAACTGCAGATTTCCTCTTTAAAATAAATGCTCAAGTTTTATAAATAAGACATTGCCTTGCCTAGTCTGTCGTTGAACATTTTGAACTTCAAATCTCCCAATAAATCTGAAGTTAAATCAGTTGTCAATGGAGTTAAATCAATGGAGTAAAATTGTGTGCATGGTCAATCCTAACTTATTTTATGCTAAAATGTACACCATTTTTAAATGACTGACAAAGGAGAAAGGCTTCAATAAAAGACTGCTTGTTTGTGCACATGGGAGACATGGCTCTCaccctaccagccattctgtacAGGTAGAAAGGCTACAAAAGAGCAATATAGACAAAAACACAAGTTGCTTTTTACATGCAATCCGTTAGCTTAGTTTGGTCTAGTTACATCCCCTAGTCTTATCCACTTTATAAAATATAAATCCAACATTTTATAAAGATAGAAAAAAAATCTACAGATGGAATGAAAATGTTACTTTTTAAAGGCTTTATGTAAAATATCGACTTTGGACTAAATGTATATTtctttattattaataataatcatcaatcatttagtttttttttttaaattccgcCACATTTCTCGACATTTGTACACCTCTTTGAAATGTTTTAGAATCAGAGTCAGGGTACAAACACTGAGATATGCTTAGTTATCTTGACAGAAATCAGTCTTCTGTGTTATAAAACAGAAAGCTGCCTCAAGGAAGGACATCTGTTACAAAAGACTTCAGAATTATACATACATAGCAATGAAACCTCTCAAACATACAGAAGAACAGGACTAAAGTTTacactttttttttacattattagAATTAACAAAATATAGTTTCATCTTTCTCCCCCGCCCTGTGAGAGGGGGAACCTAATAAAGGCCAAAATATATTTAGAATGGCTTGCTATTAAGCACAACACTTGTACAGTACTACTCAATGCACTGTTACTAACGGAGACTGGAGACCGAAGCATGCTTTACAAAATAAGTACAATAATTTAAATATACAAAGGCATGAGTATAGTACAAACTAATCGTCAGCACTGTTAGACAGGTACACTGAACAGGTTCTAGGAATATCCACTTGTTTAAGTCTGTTTGTAGCAGGCACATTAGATGGCTTAGTTTGAGGCTGCTACATAACTACACTCACTCCCGGTGATgaagtctctttccccctctaccCTAAGGAGTGACCAGGGAGACTAAtactaattaaatacatttttatcttCATGACGGTAAGGCTTAGAACCTAAAAGAACACAAATCTGTTAGGAACAAAAATACTTTGACATAGATAGTAGCTTGTTGTAAAAAGTTTGCTTGTTGATGAAACTTTTTGCATTCTTTCCAAGTGCTGGTTTTTAAGTAACTATAAACAAAATTAAAACAAAGAAACAAACAttatcaacaaacaaaaaaaggccAAATTTGTGCATCTAGGACTCATAGTAATAATAATGCACATTTGTGTGATTTAAACATCCAGTCAGATTGATTCAGTTTGTTTGTCATTAGCTACGGTTTCGTTAACCGTTAGGTTAGTAACCATGGGTTACCGTCTGATGAAAGGCCCTTTGAGTGTCTGCTTGGACATGGGTCCGGTGTTGGTCATGTATCCGTGCTGACCAGCTGAAGAGTACATGTTGCTGTGCGGCGGAGCCTGCATGGGTTGCTGGGGGTATGGCTGTGTTCCCATCATGCCCATCTGCATAGAGGCGTACTGGGCCCCGGGCGACTGGTTCATGTAGGCCGCCGTCATCTGGTGGCCCGACATCTGGTTGCTGTGGTAACCACCGTTGGCCGCCATCATGGTTGGCCCCTGGGTTGTGACGTGGTAGCTGTTCATGGCGTGGTTGATGGAGGCAGAGGGCATGTTCATGGAGTTGACACtaacagcatggttgtagggATTGCCAGGGGCCGGCATGATGTTGACCGTGCCCATGTTCATGCCCCTTGGCATGGCTGCCAGCGTCCGGGATGAGGGGGCCTGCATGGTGACTGTCTGGGGGCCCACGGGTGTGGCTGTACATCTGCTGCtggtggtgggggtgggaggagagaccagaggccGCTGACTTGGAGCGCATGGCAATGTGTGTGGGGCCCTTGGGTCCCCCGGGGGCCATCTGAGCCTGTAGAGTCCACTGGGAGGTAGGGATATTAGGGATGCCCATGGTGTTGCGCTGCAGCATCATCTGTGGGGAGCTGAGGGGgtgggaggaggtcagaggggGGGTCATGGTGGCCTGCACCTGGACCTGGGGGCCaccggggagaggagagaccccATGGGGGCGAGGGTGGCTGGGGTGGGGGGACTGGGACAGAGACACCAGGCCAGAGTGCTGCGAGTGTGATGACAGGGAGGTACTGTTTGCATAGGATGTGATAGGGTGGGTGTGGGAGGCAGAGTGGTTAAAAGGCAGAGAGTGAGGGTGGTCTATGAGGGTGTTGGTCAGCTGCTGCAGTTTGGCCAGGCTGAAGGTGGCCGAGGGCTGGGAGTAATGACCGCTGCCATAGCCCTCCTGGTTCATCCTCTCATAGATGCTGCTCAGGTTGGGGTTGCCTGACTCAGGGATGTCAGCTAGCTGAATGGGCGCCGTGAAGTTGGTAGGCATGCCACACTGTGTCATAGCCTGTTGCTGACTGTGGCTGTGTTGATTGTGAAGGCTGTGTTGATTGTGAAGGCTGTGTTGACCGTGTTGATTGTGAAGGCTGTGTTGACCGTGTTGATTGTGTTGATTGTGAAGGCTGTGTTGACTGTGAAGGCTGTGTTGATTGTGATGTACACCATGTGGCTGACTgtgtgcagggtgtgtgtgtgggttgtgttGCGTTATCTGGCTGTGTTGATTGTGTGGAGCGCTGTGAGGCTGATTATGTTGCGGATGCTGATTGTGTGGAGTGATAGTGTGCCTAGTATGGCCATGGGGATTGTGTATGATTGTTTGACTGTGACTGTGCTGGCTGTGTTGACTGTGACTGTGCTGACCATTACTCGGTGGTCGCTCCACCAACACCACACAGCCCTGTGGTGACTTGACGTTGCAGTGCTGCGGGGAGCTCAGGCTATTCTGCTGAATCATGCCACAGCTTCCAGGGTTTACACCCCCCATTTGCTGGCTGACGGCACAGCTGCTCTGCACCAGGCCACTGGGGGGGAGGGGGCCGTAGGAACAGCTGTTCTGAGGGGGGGCCCCAGGTCCGCCCGGACCCCCGGCACCGCCACAGATGCTGCCCCCCAGTGTGGAGTCGTAGGAGCTGGGGTTCTCATAGTTCTCTGTGGTGCTCTCGATGGAGCCCAGGTCGCTGAAGCCGCTGTCCACCACCTGCTGGGATGAGTGGTCCGACACCGACGGCACGTCCATCATGGGGCTGGTCTCCATGTTGTGAAGGGAAGAGGGGACTGAGATGGAGGCTCCGCCGCTGGAGCCGTGGTCAGGGCTGATCTGGGTGTAACCTCCTCCTGCACCACTTCCTCCACTGCTGCTGCCTCTGCTACTCTCCAGGATGGACAACGCTGGGCTGCTGACAGAGCGCACAGACTGGCTGGGGTGGGAGTGGGCCGAGGACAGGGGGCTGCTGTGGTCCGACTGGGGGCAGCCTTCGTCCAGCGAGGTTAGGGTGTGAGGGGGGCTATGGGGGACCATAGGGTGAGTCTGCAGGCTGTGGCTCGCCTCCTGGTGGAACACCGAGCTGGGGCTGTCCTGCAGTGTCTCTGTGTCGCGCTCTGTCTCCTGGGTGAGGCTCTGCACGGCCTGGGCCGTCTCTCGGTCCTCCTCTCGATCCTCCTCTCGATCCTCCTCTCGGTCTCTCAGCACAGCAGAAGGACTCAGAGCAGCaagcctctctctatccctttctgtcTGCTGGGGCTGGCGTCGAGCCTCCTGACTGCTACTCTCCTCTGACTCGGAGTCAACGGGGTGGTCAGAGTCTACTGTTGCTACTGTGGTTGGTGCCTGTTCCTGGATACCATCTCTTCTCTCGTCTCCAGTGTTGGCCGGCCGCTCCTCCTCACGCCTATAGGCCATCCCTTCAGACCCCTCCTGACGTCGTTCAGAATCCTTATTGTTGTCATTTGGATGTAAAAAAGTCAGGGTGGTGCAGGACTCCGCTTCAGGAGGCTCCTGACAAGGCTCTGGCTCTTGCTTCTGCTCCTCTTTCTCTGGCTCTGCCGTCGACTCCATGCGACTCTCGTCTTCATCGTCCGCGTCCAGGTGAGTGGCCTCTTCGTCTTCATCATCCTCGGCTGATCTTTCAGTGCTGTGGTCCAGCTGTTTGGATGGAGAAGGAGCTTGAGAGTCCCCGTGCTCACTGGCTTGTGGGTCCACCTCCGGTGGCTCGTCACGGATGGGGGATCTGACGGGAGAACACATAGCGGAGCCAACAGGAGAGAAGATAGGGGAGCTTGCTCTAGAGGCCATAGGGGAGGCTACCGGAGAAGAGGCCATGGGAGAAGCCACAGGAGATACCCCAGGGGAGCTCAGTTTACTAGGACTCTCTTCCTCCATGGGAATGTGGGGCTCTGAGGGCAGGCGCTTGTCCATAACTGTGTCACGACTGACCAGGTCTCTGCCGGACTCTGACTCCTCCTCCGTGATGGTCGAGGCCTTGTCCTGGTCCTCCGGCTCCTCCTTGGGCTCCTCGGCCTGGATGTGGGGTTCCTCGGCCTCCAACGGCGTCTCGGGGGGAGTGTAGAGGTTCAACTTGAAGcccatcttcctctccttcttcagACGCCATTTTGGAGGCCCCCTTTTCACTCCTTTGGGCCAGCCC
The Oncorhynchus nerka isolate Pitt River linkage group LG28, Oner_Uvic_2.0, whole genome shotgun sequence genome window above contains:
- the dusp29 gene encoding dual specificity phosphatase 29, whose product is MASHSSKRCATVKKKFVPKTKPPEPVVEYVTPGGYELEKILNRDCMEYTHINQVWPNVWIGDEESAKDKYNLKKLGMTHILNAAEGTWNNVDTGAEYYSDMDVVYYGVVAEDTPTFDLSQYFFSAAQFIDQTLNIPENKLLVHCVMGRSRSATLFLAYLMICKNMTVVDAVDHVKRRRRIIPNWGFLKQLRQLDTYLLEQRDEVTTVKGKGEEKNKEREEDE